aataatttattaataaattgtttaagctGAAAGTACGTTAAATTGCATGGTAATGATGTATTATTTCATTGGTTTTAGCTAATTGTAACGGCCATTGAAAGCCATTGAAAGCTGATCTTCCATCGCATCCGCATGGCCATgttccgaatccgaatcccaGAGCCCATGCAGCATACATTGCTCCTCCTGCCActgctcctcctcgtcctGATCGTCGGCAAGGCAGCGGCGGGCTCCTTGGTGTCCCCGAACAACAGGCAGCCGTCGCAGAGGTTCTTCTACGCCGCTGCcacgtcctcctcctccacgcAGACCAAGGTGCGCCTGCTCCGCCAGGCGGACGATCCCGGTGCGGCGCCAGTGGGTGCACTGGAGGGCAGCTGCTGCCAAGGAGCAGCCGCGGAAGCCGGAACACCATTGACGGTAAGACAAATGCTACAATCACTCCAACATCCATCAGTATAGTGAAACTAATTAGAAAACTATTTGATAGTATTATATTATTAGGAGATATATTATCGAAAATTCAGATTGCTCTAAGAAAGTAGAAAAAATTAGGTTTTATCAGAAGAATTCGAGTGATATAATAAATGGGTTTTTAAAAAGTTCCGAGGGTAATTCCAATTACTacatttttgggtttttggtaCCCTGCATAAAATGCCAAGAAAGTGTTTTTTGATGAGTTTGATAAGAGTTAAGAATTTTAGTTAGTCTGTTATTTAGCAAATATTACTATAAAATACGGCTGCATCTAGATGGCGCCACTGTGTCGCCCAGAGACATCGCCTATTTGGGTCAGCGTCATCACCGCGTCTTGTTTGCAGCTTGATAAGGCGCTGCCTCGCTGCACAACGCCAACCCCAACCCGATCCCAGATCCCAGATCTGAGACCCAAAACCCCACCAAAGATCGGGAGCAGTCGGTGGACACAGTGGCGCCGTTGTCGCAGCGCATCTTCTCACGCAGCGAAAAGGAATAGAACAGAAACTAAACACCAAAAGTAAATTTTTAACTAAATTTTGTAACTGGCAAGaaaatgttatatttctttaattaaaGAAGTAACTTGTAGATACTTCAAAGTATCCAATATACTAAGTACCTATAAAGTTGAGCacttaattgtattttattaagtATTTTCCACTTATTATTACTTTTAGTTCTGATAGCTTTTATGGATACCTTTTGAAGGAATTCCCTATTACTTCAGAGTACAGGCcaaatttctctcagtgttcGCCTTTCTGCTTCTGTCTGCGTCTTTGGCATTGATAGTGCTGCAGTGCCGGCTTGATTCCAAAACAAATAATTCGCATTACGTTTTTAATTGGGCGTTACTCACTGGCCCCCACCTCCAGTACCTTCTAACCCTAACCCCCACGAGAACAAgcgttttgtttgccttgctTCCAGATCAACAAAAGATTTCCTTTCCCGGCGAGAAAAGCGTGGGGATACtcatatgtacacatatacaCTTATATTTATGGCGGTGGAAGGGTTTCTTTTCTTTGGGATTACGGTGGAGTTGTCATATTGGCTGGGTAAACAAGTGGGGATCGGTTTCTGGGCACTCGGCAAATATCCACCAAGGCACAGAAGTCGAAACAAAAACAGTTCCGATATCGGATAGCAATTAGTGTTAAAAATGTGATTCGCTTCCTGGAAGcttatcaataaataaatacatatgtagaATCCATTATTCGTGGTAAACATTcgttttgatttaaaaaaaaaatgcttatAATTAAGTGGAAATATTTGAACTGCCTATTACTGGAATATTTGCTAAAAACGTAGCTATACAAATATTCAATAATTAAAAAAGCACTTCTAAGGCCtaataatatcaataataaaGTCACTTAAGCCTTAAGTTAGTTGCTAATTTGAACGCACAGCTCACTGTAAAAATAGTCATATTAGCCTGGCTTATTTCTTTACGATCGTTATTATCACATTATCATAAAATATGCCACTTCCTCTGCGATCGTTTGTCATTTGCCCTTGAACTTTCTCCGCATTGTGACGCAGCTGCGGATATGTTCATATATATGCCACCGATCTCCGCCAGATCGGACAATTAACGTCTGGAGTCGCAAATGTCGCTAATGAATCATGGCCCGGAGCATGGCTACCGTCAAAACTACATACGTACGTGCAAATTGGCCGAAAGCAAGTCGAACTGGGCACGTGGGTTACGTGGATGCGGATTCACTTGCTCCTCCGCCGCTCGGAACGGCTACCGAAATACGGGCAAAATAACTGGGTGACGCACGATGGCGTCGATTTGGTGTTTATTCAAACCATTTCTATGCAGTCGCCGTACGTTTTTCAATGGAATCTCGTCGTCGATTCGTAGTGGCCCATGACTAAGTCCAAATGAATGTGCGGGTGAACTGAATCCATGTCCAATCCATCTTACAGCTCCCACTGGCCGTGTCCGCTGAGCTGACCAACGTGACCGCCGACTACGATGTGTCCGGCGAGATGCCCTCCTCCAAGGGTGAGTATCTGGACACCCATGTATCCAGCTAACTATACTATTTGTAAACTATCTTTACAGAAAACTTTAAGCGCAGCATCATGAAATGTAAGCAATACTTTTACTTCCTTTTAAAATGAAACTCCTTAAGCGAATTCCTGAGCACTTTGTGCCTGTTTTGAGCCTTGAATAGTTATCCTGATCACCATATTCCCAATCTCCAGCTACCGTGAGGAACGCAACGCCGGCGAGCTGCTCCCCGCAACCGACGATCGTGGAGCTGAAGCCGCCGGCGGAGGACGAGGCGAACTACTACTATATGCCCGCGTGCACACGGATCAGCCGGTGCAATGGATGCTGCGGATCCACGCTGATCTCCTGCCAGCCGACGGAGGTTGAGCAGGTGCAGCTGCGGGTGCGCAAGGTGGACCGGGCGGCCACCAGCGGACGCAGGCCGTTCACCATCATCACCGTGGAGCAGCACACGCAGTGCCGCTGCGATTGCCGCACGAAGGCGGAGGACTGCAACGTGTACCAGTCGTATCGCAAGGATCTGTGCCGCTGCGAGTGTCACAACACGGACGCCCGGGACAAGTGCCTGGAGCAGGCCGAGAACAAGTACTGGGTGGACGACAACTGCACCTGCGTCTGCCGCTACAACCAGAGCTGCACCACCGGCACCGTCTTCGATGAGACGCAGTGCAAGTGCACCGACGTGAGTGGCTCCCGATAGGACACAGCTAGCCAGAGACTCCGGCTTCCCGGAGGCTCCACGGGCAGGGATTGGTTGCGATCTGGTCTGGTCTGGGCTGGTCTGGGAATCGGTTGTGCTCGTCCTTGGTTGGTTTGCGGTTGGTTCCTGGTGGTGGCTCCCTAGCTTAAGCTGTCCCAACAAGTTCCTCGCTTATTTATTGTAGCCAATCCGTACAGTTGATAGTTTTCTGGCAATTAATAGAATTTAAAAGGCATAGGTTGGAAAGGTTTCCAAAACACTAGAAATTCAGTCTGTGCGAATTCTTCAGCACTGTAGTTTCTAGCTAGGAGTTGGCTATTTGATCTATTGATCATGGCCATGTTCCCAAATAAAGCAAATAACTAATGTGTAATCCTTTGGTTTCTGCACTTAAAGCAGGAAATTATTTAGTGAAAAACATTTAGTAGATATCAGTTCAGAGTTCTCAGGTCCGACTGTCTTGTTCTTGCTTTTtgtttaaacttattgtttgTTCAACTGCTAGCACAAACTCTGTATATTTTACGTAATTTAAGTCTCTTtacaaatgtatgtatgtatgtttttaCTTCTGTTTCTTTTGTGTTTCGTTTTAGATTAAAAATGTCGAGTATTATTCTTAGAGTCCACAGAACACagcacacacaacacacaaatTTGTTCGATTGCGAAACCTAAAACTCTTGTGATACTGTTCAATTAACTTTCTCGAAAAAAGAACTAACCTTAAATTAGCATCTTCTGCTTAGCGATTGGTTAAGgattgaaaaaataaatgaaaatacattaaataaatatatagcTGAGTTGAGGCAAAAATGGGAGAAGGGAGTTGCATTGTGTGAGTACTTGTCCTGCTTAAACGTTTATTGAACCCGCCAAGAAACGATAATATCTCCATCTGCATGTCTAATCCTTcctaaaaatgtaaatatttcaattatgACCCTTTCCAACTTCCTGCTTCTAGAATTATTCCAGATAAGTAACCTAAAATTGCTAATTAATCGATTCGATTTTGTTCTTTCATTCCTAGCCGGCTGCACCCATCGATGTCTTGGACCGCAAACGCTTCATTGTCCAGGCGGTACAGGTGGACCCCGATAACACCACCCTGTACAGTGTTTGAGGACAGTTGGTTCGCCACGGAGTACGAAGTAGAGACGCCAGCTTCCTAGCGGGGAATCCCCGAGTACTGAGCAGGCAATTGCCGGGGAATTGCACCGTGTactttatattatttatagttATCGATTAAACTTAGGCTAAAACTGTAATGCCCCTAAACTTAACACACAGTATTTACCCCCCTCTGCATCTGCGGCACGAGAAAAACTTTATGTGGTTGCGCAGAAATCTCTGGCGATTGGATAGTTACTTGCCACAGAGAAATGTACTTTCAGATACATTTTCGAAGTATTTTAGACCTTTGGAGATTTCTGCGCAAGTCCTTTAcattacttttattaatttgtttatataacTTTTTAAGCGCCTTTCACTTTGTCGCGGCTTTGTACACATTTGTTGATTTCCGTttgtttaagttttaagtCATCCAAAAATAGTTGTCCACAATTTAAAGACTTTCAATTATTCGCCGTACTTCATTTGTAtgtaacttttttttttgtaaaaaaatgtTAGACTTAAGTTTGCGTAAAGAAAATACAGACAAAGTATTGAATTATTCAAATGTATTTTGATTTACAGCCTTTTGGGGGAATACCTGgtggaaaatttaaatgaaatattaaaagcATAAAAATCTTCTTCGTAAAACATGTTATTCAATTTTGAACATCACATTGTAAGGTACATGTATTTAAAATACACAAGAAAGGATACAGGAAAGGAAAGatggacagacggacatggctcgatcgactcggctattgatcctgatcaagattatgtatatatactcTATACAGTCGGAAACGCTCCCTTCTGCCAGTTAAATACTTTTCTAGTATACTCTTTTACTCCACGAGTAATAAGCCCTTATTATTAACGCCATCTATGAGTATTTTTAACTTTTCAACTAATTGTACAGACTTACTTCGAAAAGCTTATGTTACAATAACGCCATCTATgggcaattaaaaatgtatgagCGTGCTCCATCTATGAGTAGTAACTAGCACTAACTTGCTACTAGCGCCATCTGTCGCTCCCAGCTGTTGTTTATCGATAGGCAACAATCTTATTATCAATAGCCGCCGATATACGCTATCGGTATCCGGTCATCTCTAGAATTTCACGAAAATTTCATCCGCCAAAAACGTAAACTAAAGGAGTATCTTTCGAAATAAAGTGATGTCGCAGATGACCAGCTGTCCAATAAACTGTGCAAACAGAGACTAAGACCGTTGCCACCAGATTTCGAAAAGAGCTGCAGTGAATCCTGCGCTCAGGAGGCTGGGATATTGAAATTTCCACCTTGTGGGTGGTACAGCTGCgcaggaagaagaagaacgaCAACGCTGCACTCGATTTGATAAACAAAAGAATTAAAAACTCATAAAAAAAGGATTAAATCGGTCACCTGAAGAAGATGTCAGGCGAAAGTTAGTAGGATCGATCCTAACACTTggtccagcagcagcatagAAATCTCCAGATAAGGATGCAGGTGAGTGGGATGAGCCAAAACAAAGCACAAATGGTGCCAGCCAGTTGATCCAATTCTGAGTAGTTAATGggaaatatttcataataacgTCGTATTTTGAACTCATTCCGTATGAAATCATACAGGTGGTTATAGTGAGACCATCTTCTATACTCTACTCGATAATTCCAAGTGAGGATCACTCGTTATTTGTAACTGCTGTCACTATAGTCCTTAGAATGTCTGCTTAGTTCTGCTTTGATAGCAATTAGTGTTAAAAATGTGATTCGCTTCCTGGAAGcttatcaataaataaatacatatgtagaATCCATTATTCGTGGTAAACATTcgttttgatttaaaaaaaaaatgcttttAATTAAGTGGAAATATTTGAACTGCCTATTGCTGGAATATTTGCTAAAAATGTAGCTATACAAATATTCAATAATTAAAAAAGCACTTCTAAGGCCtaataatatcaataataaaGTCACTTAAGCCTTAAGTTAGTTGCTAATTTGAACGCACAGCTCACTGTAAAAATAGTCATATTAGCCTGGCTTATTTCTTTACGATCGTTATTATCACATTATCATAAAATATGCCACTTCCTCTGCGATCGTTTGTCATTTGCCCTTGAACTTTCTCCGCATTGTGACGCAGCTGCGGATATGTTCATATATATGCCACCGATCTCCGCCAGATCGGACAATTAACGTCTGGAGTCGCAAATGTCGCTAATGAATCATGGCCCGGAGCATGGCTACCGTCAGAACTACATACGTACGTGCAAATTGGCCGAAAGCAAGTCGAACTGGGCACGTGGGTTACGTGGATGCGGATTCACTTGCTCCTCCGCCGCTCGGAACGGCTAGCGAAATACGGGCAAAATAACTGGGTGACGCACGATGGCGTCGATTTGGTGTTTATTCAAACCATTTCTATGCAGTCGCCGTACGTTTTTCAATGGAATCTCGTCGTCGATTCGTAGTGGCCCATGACTAAGTCCAAATGAATGTGCGGGTGAACTGAATCCATGTCCAATCCATCTTACAGCTCCCACTGGCCGTGTCCGCTGAGCTGACCAACGTGACCGCCGACTACGATGTGTCCGGCGAGATGCCCTCCTCCAAGGGTGAGTATCTGGACACCCATGTATCCAGCTAACTATACTATTTGTAAACTATCTTTACAGAAAACTTTAAGCGCAGCATCATGAAATGTAAGCAATACTTTTACTTCCTTTTAAAATGAAACTCCTTAAGCGAATTCCTGAGCACATTGTGCCTGTTTTGAGCCTTGAATAGTTATCCTGATCACCATATTCCCAATCTCCAGCTACCGTGAGGAACGCAACGCCGGCGAGCTGCTCCCCGCAACCGACGATCGTGGAGCTGAAGCCGCCGGCGGAGGACGAGGCGAACTACTACTATATGCCCGCGTGCACACGGATCAGCCGGTGCAATGGATGCTGCGGATCCACGCTGATCTCCTGCCAGCCGACGGAGGTTGAGCAGGTGCAGCTGCGGGTGCGCAAGGTGGACCGGGCGGCCACCAGCGGACGCAGGCCGTTCACCATCATCACCGTGGAGCAGCACACGCAGTGCCGCTGCGATTGCCGCACGAAGGCGGAGGACTGCAACGTGTACCAGTCGTATCGCAAGGATCTGTGCCGCTGCGAGTGCCACAACACGGACGCCCGGGACAAGTGCCTGGAGCAGGCCGAGAACAAGTACTGGGTGGACGACAACTGCACCTGCGTCTGCCGCTACAACCAGAGCTGCACCACCGGCACCGTCTTCGATGAGACGCAGTGCAAGTGCACCGACGTGAGTGGCTCCCGATAGGACACAGCTAGCCAGAGACTCCGGCTTCCCGAAGGCTCCACGGGCAGGGATTGGTTGCGATCTGGTCTGGTCTGGGCTGGTCTGGGAATCCGTTGTGCTCGTCCTTGGTTGGTTTGCGGTTGGTTCCTGGTGGTGGCTCCCTAGCTTAAGCTGTCCCAACAAGTTCCTCGCTTATTTATTGTAGCCAATCCGTACAGTTGATAGTTTTCTGGCAATTAATAGAATTAATAGAATTTAAAAGGCATAGGTTGGAAAGGTTTCCAAAACACTAGAAATTCAGTCTGTGCGAATTCTTCAGCACTGTAGTTTCTAGCTAGGAGTTGGCTATTTGATCTATTGATCATGGCCATGTTCCCAAATAAAGCAAATAACTAATGTGTAATCCTTTGGTTTCTGCACTTAAAGCAGGAAATTATTTAGTGAAAAACATTTAGTAGATATCAGTTCAGAGTTCTCAGGTCCGACTGTCTTGTTCTTGCTTTTtgtttaaacttattgtttgTTCAACTGCTAGCACAAACTCTGTATATTTTACGTAATTTAAGTCTCTTtacaaatgtatgtatgtatgtttttaCTTCTGTTTCTTTTGTGTTTCGTTTTAGATTAAAAATGTCGAGTATTATTCTTAGAGTCCACAGAACACagcacacacaacacacaaatTTGTTCGATTGCGAAACCTAAAACTCTTGTGATACTGTTCAATTAACTTTCTCGAAAAAAGAACTAACCTTAAATTAGCATCTTCTGCTTAGCGATTGGTTAAGgattgaaaaaataaatgaaaatacattaaataaatatatagcTGAGTTGAGGCAAAAATGGGAGAAGGGAGTTGCATTGTGTGAGTACTTGTCCTGCTTAAACGTTTATTGAACCCGCCAAGAAACGATAATATCTCCATCTGCATGTCTAATCCTTcctaaaaatgtaaatatttcaattatgACCCTTTCCAACTTCCTGCTTCTAGAATTATTCCAGATAAGTAACCTAAAATTGCTAATTAATCGATTCGATTTTGTTCTTTCATTCCTAGCCGGCTGCACCCATCGATGTCTTGGACCGCAAACGCTTCATTGTCCAGGCGGTACAGGTGGACCCCGATAACACCACCCTGTACAGTGTTTGAGGACAGTTGGTTCGCCACGGAGTACGAAGTAGAGACGCCAGCTTCCTAGCGGGGAATCCCCGAGTACTGAGCAGGCAATTGCCGGGGAATTGCACCGTGTactttatattatttatagttATCGATTAAACTTAGGCTAAAACTGTAATGCCCCTAAACTTAACACACAGTATTTACCCCCCTCTGCATCTGCGGCACGAGAAAAACTTTATGTGGTTGCGCAGAAATCTCTGGCGATTGGATAGTTACTTGCCACAGAGAAATGTACTTTCAGATACATTTTCGAAGTATTTTAGACCTTTGGAGATTTCTGCGCAAGTCCTTTAcattacttttattaatttgtttatataacTTTTTAAGCGCCTTTCACTTTGTCGCGGCTTTGTACACATTTGTTGATTTCCGTttgtttaagttttaagtCATCCAAAAATAGTTGTCCACAATTTAAAGACTTTCAATTATTCGCCGTACTTCATTTGTAtgtaacttttttttttgtaaaaaaatgtTAGACTTAAGTTTGCGTAAAGAAAATACAGACAAAGTATTGAATTATTCAAATGTATTTTGATTTACAGCCTTTTGGGGGAATACCTGgtggaaaatttaaatgaaatattaaaagcATAAAAATCTTCTTCGTAAAACATGTTATTCAATTTTGAACATCACATTGTAAGGTACATGTATTTAAAATACACAAGAAAGGATACAGGAAAGGAAAGatggacagacggacatggctcgatcgactcggctattgatcctgatcaagattatgtatatatactcTATACAGTCGGAAACGCTCCCTTCTGCCAGTTAAATACTTTTCTAGTATACTCTTTTACTCCACGAGTAATAAGCCCTTATTATTAACGCCATTTATGAGCATTTTTAACTTTTCAACTAATTGTACAGACTTACTTCGAAAAGCTTATGTTACAATAACGCCATCTATgggcaattaaaaatgtatgagCGTGCTCCATCTATGAGTAGTAACTAGCACTAACTTGCTACTAACGCCATCTGTCGCTCCCAGCTGTTGTTTATCGATAGGCAACAATCTTATTATCAATAGCCGCCGATATACGCTATCGGTATCCGGTCATCTCTAGAATTTCACGAAAATTTCATCCGCCAAAAACGTAAACTAAAGGAGTATCTTTCGAAATAAAGTGATGTCGCAGATGACCAGCTGTCCAATAAACTGTGCAAACAGAGACTAAGACCGTTGCCACCAGATTTCGAAAAGAGCTGCAGTGAATCCTGCGCTCAGGAGGCTGGGATATTGAAATTTCCACCTTGTGGGTGGTACAGCTGCgcaggaagaagaagaacgaCAACGCTGCACTCGATTTGATAAACAAAAGAATTAAAAACTCATAAAAAAAGGATTAAATCGGTCACCTGAAGAAGATGTCAGGCGAAAGTTAGTAGGATCGATCCTAACACTTggtccagcagcagcatagAAATCTCCAGATAAGGATGCAGGTGAGTGGGATGAGCCAAAACAAAGCACAAATGGTGCCAGCCAGTTGATCCAATTATGAGTAGTTAATGggaaatatttcataataacgTCGTATTTTGAACTCATTCCGTATGAAATCATACAGGTGGTTATAGTGAGACCATCTTCTATACTCTACTCGATAATTTCAAGTTAGTTACAATATCACTCGTTATTTGTAACTACTGTCACTATAGTCCTTAGAATGTCTGCTTAGTTCTGCTTTGAATAATCAAACAAAGTGTCTTATTTAGTCTCATTAGGTTAGACAGCTAGTTAAGTAAATTTTTCCTGCAAACGACTTAGTTTAAAGCATTCGAAATGTATCAAAGCAATTCGCGAATCACTATGTTATCATATATTCGAAGTCAAAAGAATAAGGAGCAGGAGAAGAAAATGGTAGCCATTCCCATCAGCGTAAGGTGCTCTCGTTAACTTATCTAAATCTGGAATTTCTTTGTCTTTCCAGCAAATAGACGATCCGCCTTCGCTGCCCGTGGGCACAGAGGTGAGTGCCAAGTACAAGGGCGCCTTCTGCGAGGCGAAGGTCAGCAAGGTGGTGCGCAATATCAAGGTGAAGGTGGCCTACAAGCAGGGCCTAGGCTCCGGCATTGTCTCCGATGATGCCATCAAAGCACCAACGGGCCAACTTCGCGTCGGTGCGGTCGTGGAGGTGCGTCATCCAGATCGCAAGGAACTAGTGGAGGCTACCATTACGAAGATCCAGGATTGTTCGCAGTACACGGTGGTCTTCGACGATGGAGACATCACCACGCTCAGGCGAACGGCTCTGTGCCTCAAGAGCGGCAGGCATTTTAATGAAAGCGAGACGCTAGACCAGCTGCCACTCACCCATCCGGAACACTTTGGCAATCCCGTGGTCGGTGGTCGAAGGGGCAGACGGCGCGGTCACCTGAACGAGGACAGTTCCGAGGACGACGACGAAAGCGATGCCAAGGAGGTGGTGAACGAGAAGGAGGAGAACATCGGCAAGGTGGTGTGCGTGGAGACGGAGTCCAAGaagaaggacaaggagaaGTGGTTCCCCGCACTGGTGGTGGCGCCTACCGCGCAGGCCACCGTTCGCATCCGCGTGAAAGACGAATACCTGGTGCGCTCGTTCAAGGATGGCCGCTACTACACGGTGCCCAAGAAGGAGGCCACCGAGTTCACCCGCGAAGTGGCGAGCAAGCAAGATGTGCCTGCTGTGCAGGCGGCCCTCGAGTTTCTGGACAGCAGTGTTCTGCCTGCCCATTGGGACAGAGATTCGCTGTTCGGGCTGACGAACATCTCGAGCGATGACGAGGGCGAGATTGACTCGGACTCCTCCGACGATGAGCCACACGAGGAGAAGGATCGGTTCGTGGCCCAGCTGTACAAGTATATGGATGACCGGGGCACACCGCTGAACAAGGTGCCCTCCATTCTCAGCCGGGACGTGGATCTTTACCGTCTCTTCCGCGCGGTGCAGAAGCGAGGTGGTTACAACCGAGTTACCTCGCAGAATCAGTGGAAGCTCATCGCCATGCGCCTGGGCTTCACGCCCTGCACGGTGAGTGTGATGAATCTGGTGAAGCAAGCGTACAAGAAGTTTCTGCAACCATACGGCGATTTTCATCGAAAGCTGGGCTGCTCCATGCTGATGACCTCGCGCAACTCGAACCGCAGCAAGGGTAGGAGTCTGGTGCGAGCCAATTCAGTGGCCTCGCCAAAGCCCATGGAGACCATGAAGACCGAGACCATCAGCAAACTGGCCCAGCCCAATCAGACAAACGTAGTGGCGTCCACATCGagcagtgcagcagcagcagcggcggcttCTTCAACGCCGGCAAGAGCCGTGTCCACCGCCTCGCAGTCCGCAGCTGAGGAGTCGGGCAATACCAGCGAATCCAGCGTGGTGGTGGAGCCACCTAAGAAGCAGAGGAAGGGCTCAGCGGCCAGCAGTCAACAGGGCAAGGTCAAGAGTCTGGTGGAAAAGTACGAGGAGAAGTCGACTGTGGTTCAAGCCAATTCGTCCGGATCAGTGGCCGGATCGGGAGCCAGCGCAACAGCTGCGGCCATACC
The Drosophila mauritiana strain mau12 chromosome X, ASM438214v1, whole genome shotgun sequence DNA segment above includes these coding regions:
- the LOC117148612 gene encoding vascular endothelial growth factor A-like, producing MQLPLAVSAELTNVTADYDVSGEMPSSKENFKRSIMKSTVRNATPASCSPQPTIVELKPPAEDEANYYYMPACTRISRCNGCCGSTLISCQPTEVEQVQLRVRKVDRAATSGRRPFTIITVEQHTQCRCDCRTKAEDCNVYQSYRKDLCRCECHNTDARDKCLEQAENKYWVDDNCTCVCRYNQSCTTGTVFDETQCKCTDPAAPIDVLDRKRFIVQAVQVDPDNTTLYSV
- the LOC117148611 gene encoding vascular endothelial growth factor C, whose protein sequence is MAMFRIRIPEPMQHTLLLLPLLLLVLIVGKAAAGSLVSPNNRQPSQRFFYAAATSSSSTQTKVRLLRQADDPGAAPVGALEGSCCQGAAAEAGTPLTLPLAVSAELTNVTADYDVSGEMPSSKENFKRSIMKSTVRNATPASCSPQPTIVELKPPAEDEANYYYMPACTRISRCNGCCGSTLISCQPTEVEQVQLRVRKVDRAATSGRRPFTIITVEQHTQCRCDCRTKAEDCNVYQSYRKDLCRCECHNTDARDKCLEQAENKYWVDDNCTCVCRYNQSCTTGTVFDETQCKCTDPAAPIDVLDRKRFIVQAVQVDPDNTTLYSV